In Actinomycetes bacterium, one DNA window encodes the following:
- a CDS encoding class I SAM-dependent methyltransferase has translation MRLVGGVPCPDPTTTLSLLPNAAIGQWLHEHRDRFAGHLLDVGCGNRPYASFYEPLVKEAVGVDATAGHGAAVLGFADRLPFADQTFDTVLCTEVLEHVGDAERAAGELLRVCRPGGHVLATVPYLYPTHEAPYDFHRFTHYGLHDLMVRHGFEVLSLEAKGGAGLLLAHFAVLAAIRATERLTARLGRPDALATNRYLRACLWGPQEAFLRRRDARRPVRGTAELVSLGYMVVARRPRPVVAP, from the coding sequence GTGCGTCTCGTCGGCGGGGTGCCCTGCCCGGACCCGACGACCACCCTGTCGCTGCTCCCCAACGCGGCGATCGGCCAGTGGCTGCACGAGCATCGCGACAGGTTCGCTGGCCACCTGCTCGACGTGGGCTGCGGCAACCGGCCCTACGCCTCGTTCTACGAGCCGCTGGTCAAGGAGGCGGTGGGCGTGGACGCCACCGCCGGGCACGGTGCGGCGGTGCTCGGGTTCGCCGACCGCTTGCCGTTCGCGGACCAGACCTTCGACACCGTCCTGTGCACCGAGGTGCTCGAGCACGTGGGGGACGCCGAGCGGGCCGCCGGTGAGCTGCTGCGCGTGTGCCGACCGGGCGGCCACGTCCTGGCCACGGTACCGTACCTCTACCCGACCCACGAGGCGCCGTACGACTTCCACCGCTTCACCCACTACGGCCTGCATGACCTGATGGTTCGCCACGGCTTCGAGGTTCTGTCGCTCGAGGCCAAGGGTGGCGCTGGCCTGCTCCTGGCGCACTTCGCGGTGCTCGCCGCGATCCGGGCCACCGAGCGGCTGACGGCCAGGCTGGGTCGGCCCGACGCCCTCGCCACCAACCGGTACCTGCGCGCCTGCTTGTGGGGTCCGCAGGAGGCGTTCCTGCGCCGAAGGGACGCGCGTCGACCCGTCAGGGGCACCGCCGAGCTGGTCAGCCTCGGCTACATGGTGGTCGCCCGACGGCCCCGGCCGGTCGTCGCTCCCTGA
- a CDS encoding glycosyltransferase: MVFHHRGTLTQEPPLSAASLRLIVVASTFPLRRGDGTPGFVWDLAEQEARHFQTVVLVPRIRGAPLRERVGQLEIRRFRYFPGRWEDLADGAILENLRARRGAWLQVLPFLLAEWVELRRLVRRFHPDVLHVHWIVPQGIVASLAAPRTPQVLTTLGGDVYALQGRLAAALKRFVLRRAAAVTVMNEDMRGRLVNLGGDPTTTLVVPMGADVAAVGAAVAGAVRQPGRMLFAGRMVEKKGAIVLIEALRDVGPELGWSLDLVGDGPLRGRLQTAAAGLAGPTRFRGVLDRTALARAMGECEIFVLPSTPAASGDQDGLPVVLLEAMAAGCAIVASRLPGIDEVLTDGQTGLLVPPRDPGALRAALVRLLDDPPLRVRLGAAAAAAVQAYSVQAVGERYAELLAHVAGAATEPSGRAAGGTPHASDTIRPR; this comes from the coding sequence TTGGTCTTCCATCACCGGGGGACCTTAACCCAGGAGCCTCCCCTGAGTGCAGCCTCGCTCCGACTGATCGTCGTCGCTTCGACGTTCCCGCTCCGCCGGGGCGACGGGACGCCCGGGTTCGTCTGGGACCTCGCCGAGCAGGAGGCCCGCCACTTCCAGACCGTCGTGCTGGTGCCCCGCATCCGCGGAGCGCCGCTGCGGGAGCGGGTGGGACAGCTCGAGATCCGGCGCTTCCGGTACTTCCCGGGGCGCTGGGAGGACCTCGCTGACGGGGCCATCCTCGAAAACCTCCGTGCGCGACGTGGCGCTTGGCTGCAGGTGCTGCCATTCCTCCTCGCGGAGTGGGTGGAACTGCGGCGCCTGGTCCGCCGGTTCCATCCCGACGTGCTGCACGTGCACTGGATCGTCCCGCAGGGGATCGTCGCCAGCCTGGCCGCGCCCCGGACCCCGCAGGTCCTCACCACGCTGGGGGGAGACGTGTACGCGCTGCAGGGCCGGCTGGCAGCCGCCCTCAAGCGCTTCGTGCTGCGGCGGGCCGCCGCGGTCACCGTGATGAACGAGGACATGCGTGGCCGCCTCGTCAACTTGGGCGGTGATCCTACCACCACCCTGGTTGTCCCCATGGGTGCGGACGTCGCCGCGGTCGGTGCGGCGGTCGCCGGCGCGGTCCGGCAGCCCGGCCGCATGCTGTTCGCCGGCCGCATGGTCGAGAAAAAAGGCGCGATCGTACTCATCGAGGCGCTGCGTGACGTCGGGCCAGAGCTGGGCTGGTCGCTCGACCTGGTCGGCGACGGGCCGCTGCGGGGCCGGCTCCAGACGGCGGCCGCCGGCCTGGCGGGCCCGACACGCTTCCGTGGCGTCCTCGATCGCACCGCGCTGGCCCGCGCCATGGGCGAGTGCGAGATCTTCGTGCTCCCGTCGACCCCGGCCGCCTCAGGAGACCAGGACGGCCTGCCGGTCGTGCTGCTCGAGGCGATGGCCGCCGGCTGCGCGATCGTCGCGTCGCGGCTGCCCGGCATCGATGAGGTGCTCACCGACGGGCAGACGGGCCTCCTCGTGCCGCCGAGAGACCCCGGCGCACTGCGGGCGGCGCTGGTGCGGCTCCTCGACGATCCCCCGCTGCGGGTCAGGCTCGGGGCGGCCGCAGCCGCGGCCGTCCAGGCGTACTCGGTGCAGGCGGTCGGGGAGCGGTACGCCGAGCTGCTGGCGCATGTGGCCGGCGCGGCCACCGAGCCGTCCGGTCGTGCAGCGGGTGGCACGCCTCACGCCTCCGACACGATCCGTCCGCGTTGA
- a CDS encoding class I SAM-dependent methyltransferase has product MSRLESDYYAYMDFDPHGEHARKVQWFYVEMFTDLAPVLDLGCGRGEFLSLLDDAGIKGQGVDSDEGMVEKARARGFEVACEDAIEYLHGDPAPGPFNGVFCAHFVEHLTPDQLARLLAGVRRVLAPGGKFIAATPNPACYAVLTHDFWRDPTHVRFYDGPLLEFFCRQAGFEVEEVGPNPHNHPGPPPPFLAPQPAVHPGLDEALDDAARKVAMAMQHQGRGRWTEAHDATWVHQLVHVTKVLSDRLQETQEALRALHRAHENLVWGMYEANEIFVRARA; this is encoded by the coding sequence GTGAGCCGGCTTGAGAGCGACTACTACGCCTATATGGACTTCGACCCGCACGGCGAGCACGCCCGGAAGGTCCAGTGGTTCTACGTCGAGATGTTCACCGACCTGGCCCCAGTGCTCGACCTGGGCTGCGGCCGGGGCGAGTTCCTCTCCCTGCTCGACGACGCCGGCATCAAGGGCCAGGGCGTCGACTCCGACGAGGGCATGGTCGAGAAGGCCCGGGCCCGTGGCTTCGAAGTGGCCTGCGAGGACGCCATCGAGTACCTGCACGGCGACCCGGCCCCAGGGCCCTTCAACGGCGTGTTCTGCGCCCACTTCGTGGAGCACCTGACCCCGGACCAGCTCGCCCGCCTGCTCGCGGGCGTGCGCCGCGTGCTCGCCCCTGGAGGGAAGTTCATCGCGGCGACCCCGAACCCGGCCTGCTACGCGGTGCTCACCCACGACTTCTGGCGCGACCCCACCCACGTCCGCTTCTACGACGGCCCCCTGCTGGAGTTCTTCTGCCGCCAGGCTGGGTTCGAGGTCGAGGAGGTCGGGCCGAACCCGCACAACCATCCCGGGCCGCCGCCGCCGTTCCTGGCCCCCCAGCCGGCCGTCCACCCCGGCCTCGACGAGGCACTCGACGACGCCGCCAGGAAGGTGGCCATGGCAATGCAGCACCAGGGCCGCGGGCGCTGGACCGAGGCGCACGACGCGACCTGGGTCCACCAGCTCGTGCACGTGACCAAGGTGCTGTCGGACCGGTTGCAGGAGACCCAGGAGGCGCTGCGCGCCCTGCACCGGGCCCACGAGAACCTAGTATGGGGCATGTACGAGGCCAACGAGATCTTCGTGAGAGCTCGGGCCTGA
- a CDS encoding glycosyltransferase family 2 protein codes for MTSAAAEPPPPTVSAVLVTYESAADLPGCLESLAKAAATPAAREAATPAAREVPPPGVEVVVVDNASRDDSAEVARARGVKVIENPANEGYARAVNAGAAATAGQWLLVLNPDTRLAAGSLSRLLATAATDPRIGCLGPDLHNPDGTEYPTGRRFPSLLVGGLHALLGPVWPGNPATRHYHMAEADRSVPLRVDWVSGACMLLRRDAFEAVGGFDGGYFMYFEDMDLCLRLARAGWEVVFDPQAEVVHVGGNSTRRAPYRKVVSHHRSTMRFYCRRYARDPRILLAPLVAAFLLLRAAASLARTAQTTRAAARARPA; via the coding sequence ATGACGTCCGCAGCCGCCGAACCCCCACCGCCGACGGTCTCGGCGGTCCTCGTCACCTACGAGAGCGCCGCCGACCTGCCCGGCTGCCTCGAGTCGCTGGCCAAGGCGGCCGCAACGCCCGCGGCGCGCGAGGCCGCAACGCCCGCGGCGCGCGAGGTCCCGCCTCCCGGGGTCGAGGTCGTCGTGGTCGACAACGCCTCCCGGGACGACTCGGCCGAGGTCGCCCGCGCCCGCGGGGTCAAGGTGATCGAGAACCCGGCCAACGAGGGCTACGCGCGGGCCGTCAACGCGGGCGCGGCCGCGACCGCCGGCCAGTGGCTGCTGGTGCTCAACCCGGACACCCGCCTCGCGGCCGGGTCGTTGTCGCGCCTGCTCGCCACCGCCGCGACCGACCCGCGGATCGGCTGCCTGGGGCCGGACCTGCACAACCCGGACGGGACCGAGTACCCGACCGGCCGCCGCTTCCCGTCCCTGCTGGTCGGCGGGCTCCATGCGCTCCTCGGCCCGGTCTGGCCGGGCAACCCGGCCACCAGGCACTACCACATGGCCGAGGCTGACCGGAGCGTGCCGCTGCGGGTGGACTGGGTGTCTGGTGCCTGCATGCTGCTCCGCCGCGACGCGTTCGAGGCGGTCGGCGGCTTCGACGGCGGCTACTTCATGTACTTCGAGGACATGGACCTGTGCCTGCGGCTGGCCCGGGCCGGCTGGGAGGTGGTGTTCGACCCCCAGGCCGAGGTCGTGCACGTCGGCGGGAACTCCACCCGCAGGGCCCCCTACCGCAAGGTCGTCAGCCACCACCGCAGCACCATGCGCTTCTACTGCCGCCGCTACGCCCGCGACCCCCGCATCCTGCTCGCGCCCCTGGTCGCCGCATTCCTGCTGCTGCGCGCCGCCGCCTCGCTGGCCCGCACCGCGCAGACGACCAGGGCCGCGGCCAGGGCGCGCCCGGCCTGA
- a CDS encoding NAD-dependent epimerase/dehydratase family protein, which produces MSVNSARGTVAVIGGRGFIGRGLVPALEAAGWTVTVLGRKDRLVDWDGRLAPALAAAGTIVYLANSINPAIAEAEPARVAADMAAFRQFVEGLRRSAGSWRVVLPSSGGTVYDTRDPPPYREDSRVGAKSTYGQAKLAMEELLRDVASPRCRPVVLRIANVYGPGQRASTGQGVVANWLHAVSHGTEVVLYGAGASITRDFVYIDDALQAFLHAIEAPAPPGLVNIGSGTPTSLATLAAVVARVVDPLPFRVRHEPARSFDAPHNYLSIDRAAVTLGWKPEVPLLEGVARTWRAVKGTGSGGS; this is translated from the coding sequence ATGAGCGTGAATTCGGCGAGGGGAACTGTAGCAGTCATCGGCGGCCGAGGGTTCATCGGACGGGGCCTGGTCCCGGCCCTGGAGGCAGCCGGCTGGACGGTGACCGTGCTCGGTCGCAAGGATCGCCTGGTCGACTGGGACGGCCGCCTCGCGCCGGCCCTCGCGGCGGCCGGCACCATCGTGTACCTGGCGAACTCGATCAATCCGGCGATCGCCGAGGCCGAGCCCGCGAGGGTGGCTGCCGACATGGCCGCCTTCCGGCAGTTCGTCGAGGGCCTGCGCCGCTCGGCAGGGTCATGGCGGGTGGTGCTGCCCAGCTCCGGCGGGACCGTCTACGACACCCGCGACCCGCCCCCCTACCGGGAGGACTCCCGGGTCGGCGCCAAGTCCACCTACGGGCAAGCCAAGCTCGCAATGGAGGAGCTGCTGCGCGACGTCGCCTCACCCCGCTGCCGCCCGGTAGTCCTCCGCATCGCCAACGTGTACGGCCCCGGCCAGCGCGCAAGCACCGGGCAGGGCGTGGTCGCCAACTGGCTCCACGCCGTCAGCCACGGCACCGAGGTCGTCCTGTACGGCGCGGGCGCCTCGATCACGCGGGACTTCGTCTACATCGACGACGCGCTGCAGGCGTTCCTGCATGCGATCGAGGCGCCCGCGCCGCCCGGCCTGGTCAACATCGGCTCGGGCACGCCAACCTCGCTCGCGACGCTGGCGGCCGTGGTGGCCCGCGTGGTCGACCCGCTGCCGTTCCGTGTGCGACACGAACCCGCACGGAGCTTCGACGCCCCCCACAACTACCTGTCGATTGACCGGGCCGCTGTCACGCTGGGCTGGAAGCCGGAGGTGCCGCTGCTCGAGGGCGTCGCCCGGACCTGGCGCGCCGTCAAGGGGACGGGGAGCGGTGGTAGCTGA
- a CDS encoding aminotransferase class I/II-fold pyridoxal phosphate-dependent enzyme, which yields MEFRRITNLPPYVFTVIDGLKVAARRAGEDVIDLGFGNPDLPSPETAVAKLCEAARNPRNHRYSASRGIPKLRQAAAALYQRRFGVALDPDTEVISTIGAKEGFSHLMWVLLQPGDAALVPSPSYPIHIWGPLFTGAEVREIPIGTDEDFFANVQQAYRWSWPRPRVIVLSFPHNPTTACVDLAFMQRMVDFARENEVLLVHDNAYAELGFDGFRPPS from the coding sequence GTGGAGTTCCGTCGTATCACGAACCTGCCGCCGTACGTCTTCACCGTCATCGACGGGCTGAAGGTGGCGGCCCGCCGGGCCGGCGAGGACGTCATCGACCTCGGCTTCGGCAACCCCGACCTGCCCTCCCCGGAGACGGCGGTGGCCAAGCTGTGCGAGGCGGCCCGCAACCCAAGGAACCACCGCTACTCGGCGAGCCGGGGCATCCCGAAGCTGCGGCAGGCGGCGGCAGCGCTGTACCAGCGGCGCTTCGGCGTGGCGCTCGACCCCGACACCGAGGTGATCAGCACCATCGGGGCCAAGGAGGGGTTCTCCCACTTGATGTGGGTGCTGCTGCAGCCGGGCGACGCAGCGCTGGTGCCGTCCCCGTCGTACCCGATCCACATCTGGGGGCCGCTGTTCACCGGGGCGGAGGTCCGCGAGATCCCCATCGGCACCGACGAGGACTTCTTCGCCAACGTGCAGCAGGCCTACCGCTGGTCCTGGCCCCGTCCCCGGGTGATCGTGCTCTCGTTCCCCCACAACCCCACCACCGCCTGCGTCGACCTGGCCTTCATGCAGCGCATGGTCGACTTCGCCCGTGAGAACGAGGTGCTGCTGGTCCACGACAACGCCTACGCCGAGCTCGGCTTCGACGGGTTCCGGCCCCCGTCG
- a CDS encoding glycosyltransferase family 4 protein — protein sequence MKAAVYNRFLHSMGGGERHSSMLAQVLAQEGHDVDLIGHEDVGKEILADHLGLDLAKVSLRIVPDRGELDMARVSSEYHLFVNASYMSRVKARAVRSLYLCYFPTPFDHDMAPWRRRVVRAVAPHVRQARPDIGYGLGWFPPEGGRRRVWTWTSGRAMLQVPAGDDRRLGFDLGRPGAPGPTELVFRDEEGRELARLEAVERFQHHEVTLPASRQDGELVLDSGTFVPGNGDDRTLGVALSRLRLAGTHTDLRQRVAERFPWLQRDPADLSFLHHYDRVMANSEYTRGWIRRLWGVDAEVLFPPIRVHELHPAIKEAKIITVGRFFAPGLGHSKKQLEQVRAFGHMVRKGGLDGWELHVVGGCEPSQLPYLAQLREAATGLPVHIHPNAPRALVDELLGASSVFWAATGYGEDEQRAPWVFEHFGMTTVEAMAAGCVPVVIDKAGQREIVREGVDGYRWTTLEELEARTRELAADPDRCRRLGAAATERAQAFSEDAFVRRWEEIAGRAGLPA from the coding sequence TTGAAGGCAGCGGTCTACAACCGGTTCCTGCACTCCATGGGTGGCGGGGAGCGCCACTCCAGCATGCTCGCCCAGGTCCTCGCCCAGGAGGGGCACGACGTCGACCTCATCGGACACGAGGACGTCGGCAAGGAGATCCTCGCCGACCACCTGGGGCTCGACCTGGCCAAGGTGTCGCTGCGCATCGTGCCCGACCGGGGCGAGCTCGACATGGCGCGCGTGTCCTCCGAGTACCACCTGTTCGTCAACGCCTCCTACATGAGCCGCGTCAAGGCGCGGGCGGTCCGCAGCCTCTACCTGTGCTACTTCCCCACCCCGTTCGACCACGACATGGCGCCGTGGCGGCGCCGGGTGGTCCGCGCGGTCGCGCCGCACGTGCGCCAGGCGCGCCCGGACATCGGCTACGGCCTGGGCTGGTTCCCGCCCGAGGGCGGCCGGCGCCGGGTTTGGACCTGGACCAGCGGCCGGGCCATGCTCCAGGTCCCGGCCGGGGACGACCGGCGCCTCGGCTTCGACCTCGGCCGCCCGGGCGCGCCCGGCCCGACCGAGCTGGTCTTCCGGGACGAGGAGGGCCGCGAGCTGGCCCGCCTGGAGGCAGTGGAGCGGTTCCAGCACCACGAGGTGACGCTGCCCGCTTCCAGGCAGGACGGCGAGCTGGTGCTCGACAGCGGCACGTTCGTGCCCGGCAACGGCGACGACCGCACCCTCGGCGTCGCCCTCAGCCGCCTGCGCCTGGCCGGCACCCACACCGACCTCCGCCAGCGGGTGGCCGAGCGCTTCCCGTGGCTCCAGCGCGACCCGGCCGACCTGTCGTTCCTCCACCACTACGACCGGGTGATGGCCAACTCCGAGTACACCCGGGGCTGGATCCGGCGCCTGTGGGGGGTGGACGCCGAGGTCCTGTTCCCCCCCATCCGGGTCCACGAGCTGCACCCCGCCATCAAGGAGGCGAAGATCATCACGGTCGGCCGCTTCTTCGCCCCCGGGCTGGGCCACTCCAAGAAGCAGCTCGAGCAGGTGCGCGCCTTCGGGCACATGGTCCGCAAGGGGGGCCTGGACGGCTGGGAGCTGCACGTGGTCGGCGGCTGCGAGCCCTCCCAGCTCCCCTACCTGGCCCAGCTGCGCGAGGCCGCGACCGGCCTGCCCGTGCACATCCACCCCAACGCGCCCCGCGCCCTGGTCGACGAGCTGCTCGGGGCCAGCTCGGTCTTCTGGGCGGCCACCGGCTACGGCGAGGACGAGCAGCGGGCGCCCTGGGTGTTCGAGCACTTCGGCATGACCACGGTCGAGGCGATGGCGGCCGGCTGCGTGCCGGTGGTGATCGACAAGGCCGGCCAGCGTGAGATCGTCCGCGAGGGCGTGGACGGCTACCGCTGGACCACCCTCGAGGAGCTCGAGGCGCGCACGCGCGAGCTGGCTGCCGACCCCGACCGCTGCCGCCGCCTGGGCGCCGCCGCCACCGAGCGGGCCCAGGCGTTCTCCGAGGACGCCTTCGTCAGGCGCTGGGAGGAGATCGCCGGCCGCGCGGGGCTGCCCGCCTGA
- a CDS encoding glycosyltransferase family 2 protein: protein MPTASAPVPLPVEAPPQVTVVLPCFNERDHVEQEVKRIRAALEAAGMTYELLCIDDGSTDGTREVLQSIPGIRTILFPRNQGSGTARRIGTQEAKGDVVVWTDADMTYPNELIPDLVRELDDDYDQVVGARRTEAGTYKFFRVPAKWAIRRLASYLTNTPIPDLNSGLRAFKRQVALPYLRLLPPGFSCVTTITLAFLSNGHPVKYVPIDYFKRAGRSKFHPFKDAYNYIIQVLRMVMYFNPIRVLMPVALFLMGSTFVKLIFDLIIHHWRVAGSTLLIGLAGFNIAAIALLGDLVVKRTGAD from the coding sequence GTGCCCACCGCTTCGGCTCCCGTCCCGCTCCCCGTCGAGGCCCCACCGCAGGTCACGGTCGTGCTCCCCTGCTTCAACGAGCGCGACCACGTCGAGCAGGAGGTCAAGCGCATCCGGGCCGCCCTCGAGGCGGCCGGCATGACCTACGAGCTGCTCTGCATCGACGACGGCTCGACCGACGGGACCCGTGAGGTGCTGCAGTCGATCCCTGGGATCCGCACGATCCTGTTCCCCCGCAACCAGGGCTCTGGCACGGCCCGCCGGATCGGCACCCAGGAGGCCAAGGGCGACGTCGTGGTCTGGACCGACGCCGACATGACCTACCCCAACGAGCTCATCCCCGACCTGGTGCGGGAGCTGGACGACGACTACGACCAGGTCGTGGGCGCGCGCCGCACCGAGGCGGGCACCTACAAGTTCTTCCGGGTGCCGGCCAAGTGGGCGATCCGCCGGCTCGCCTCCTACCTGACCAACACCCCGATCCCCGACCTGAACTCGGGCCTGCGCGCGTTCAAGCGGCAGGTGGCTCTCCCCTACCTGCGCCTGCTCCCCCCCGGGTTCTCGTGCGTGACAACGATCACCCTCGCGTTCCTGTCCAACGGGCACCCGGTCAAGTACGTGCCCATCGACTACTTCAAGCGGGCCGGCCGGTCGAAGTTCCACCCGTTCAAGGACGCCTACAACTACATCATCCAGGTCCTGCGGATGGTGATGTACTTCAACCCGATCCGGGTGCTCATGCCGGTCGCCCTCTTCCTGATGGGCAGCACGTTCGTCAAGCTGATCTTCGACCTGATCATCCACCACTGGCGGGTGGCCGGCTCCACCCTCCTGATCGGCCTGGCCGGCTTCAACATCGCCGCCATCGCCCTGCTCGGCGACCTGGTGGTCAAGCGCACCGGTGCCGACTGA